From Lolium perenne isolate Kyuss_39 chromosome 5, Kyuss_2.0, whole genome shotgun sequence, a single genomic window includes:
- the LOC139831494 gene encoding uncharacterized protein, with protein MATIRSQGKILDNLERSYFPHPKWGRDWSNLADGPTGLIAERLLANDVADYICFRAVCCPWRRCSTDPRAQGAMDRRFHPRKWIMLRETPDHRLLFLNVSTGRCIRALLPELHGCRVLGSSAEGLLVLLHRASYVVRLLNPLTCQVIDLPPATTVLRRSCYAVDLPPTYNMSSAFEVSGVGLADDSTFAIYFFRFGVLAVAQPGDKCWTIVHQRHLNSQAISVDGRFYCHTNRGVMVVEISADQPPRLVLAADLTKVLSRMSSSAHLVDNGGELILVYRTIQQRRCPSDEEEESSGGKWKEFIKYDAYRVDLKAMDAKHVTRLGGRAIFIGLRTALSVSTSVFPSIKSDSIYVGRDLIMLGTNRGVYCLMDGTTEPCGIIRHGGFDKECGSEIGPWGIDDCLSVYVTDAHHVGNLNKIKGMPDDD; from the exons ATGGCGACAATCCGCAGTCAGGGGAAGATCCTCGACAATCTGGAACGCTCGTACTTCCCCCATCCAAAGTG GGGGAGGGATTGGTCGAACCTCGCTGACGGGCCGACGGGGCTGATCGCCGAGCGCCTGCTAGCCAACGATGTGGCGGACTACATCTGCTTCCGTGCTGTGTGCTGCCCGTGGCGACGGTGCTCCACGGATCCTCGCGCGCAGGGCGCCATGGACCGTCGCTTCCACCCACGCAAATGGATTATGCTCCGTGAAACTCCCGACCACCGCCTCCTCTTCCTCAACGTCTCCACCGGCCGGTGCATCCGGGCGCTCCTGCCGGAGCTCCATGGCTGCCGTGTGCTAGGATCCAGCGCCGAAGGCCTTCTCGTTCTGCTCCACAGGGCCTCGTATGTTGTCCGCCTACTCAACCCCCTAACATGCCAGGTAATTGATCTTCCGCCAGCAACTACGGTTCTCCGCCGGAGCTGCTATGCCGTTGATCTGCCGCCAACGTATAATATGAGCAGTGCCTTCGAGGTTTCAGGGGTTGGCCTTGCCGACGACTCCACATTTGCTATCTATTTCTTTAGGTTCGGTGTGTTAGCTGTGGCCCAGCCCGGCGATAAGTGTTGGACCATCGTACACCAAAGACATTTAAATTCGCAAGCTATATCAGTGGACGGCCGCTTCTATTGCCATACCAACCGGGGTGTCATGGTTGTGGAGATTAGTGCAGACCAGCCGCCACGCCTGGTGCTGGCTGCCGACCTGACCAAGGTTCTCTCTCGCATGTCGTCGAGTGCCCACCTGGTGGACAATGGCGGGGAGCTGATACTGGTGTATCGTACCATACAACAACGGCGGTGTccatccgatgaagaagaggaatccagtgGCGGCAAGTGGAAAGAATTCATAAAGTATGATGCATACAGGGTAGACTTGAAGGCAATGGACGCAAAACATGTCACTAGACTTGGTGGGCGTGCTATATTTATAGGCTTGAGGACTGCACTTTCAGTGTCCACTTCGGTGTTTCCTTCTATTAAGAGTGACTCCATATATGTAGGACGGGATCTCATCATGTTGGGCACCAATCGTGGGGTGTATTGTCTTATGGATGGAACTACCGAGCCTTGTGGCATCATCCGACATGGCGGCTTCGATAAGGAATGTGGCAGTGAAATTGGACCATGGGGTATCGATGACTGTCTATCCGTGTATGTCACAGATGCTCACCATGTTGGGAATCTGAACAAGATAAAGGGCATGCCAGACGACGATTAA
- the LOC127304667 gene encoding uncharacterized protein has protein sequence MASEPLAAPPPKRRSIPPTTTTATITTTAGKGTTTVSAAAKGTTTTITTTTTITTVSTTANGTTITTATTTSNATTTTAASADTTISSLSEDNLREIFLRLPDLPALVRATLTCRSWLGVVRSSLAFRRLFRALHPAPLIGLFFTSDTYPFFIPLRPSDSDSDSNPGCDSDVTAALRRGDFFLTSLPQSFSGWTVTDCRDGILLLWNKLDNNDLSLATLNPMTWAVNILPLPAGIADGSRRHLDFVGFHLQSSEEKPWLFRVICVCTNKRRVRAAIFSSETWDWVIQPWVRIGGNNSLKFKVGSLVNGSIYWPFHGEGHMIRINTDTLDTTVVDLPEQVDAVDGCNFRAGETKDGELCIVYHSGLLLHVWIRSVDSDGTEIWVPQNRISFSAEIDGFTQDLPDFIRIVQVRSGYVYLSMTYMTPAGTQRRSFFSIALDTLVLDVLLEGAFDDYFYPYIMAWPPSLVADDGRIGHDAEGSL, from the coding sequence ATGGCTAGTGAACCGCTGGCGGCGCCACCGCCGAAACGTCGGTCAATCCCGCCCACGACCACCACTGCCACTATCACCACTACCGCCGGCAAGGGCACCACCACCGTCTCCGCCGCCGCCAAgggaaccaccaccaccatcaccaccaccaccaccatcaccaccgtctccaccaccGCCAACGGGACCACTATCACTACCGCAACCACCACCTCcaacgccaccaccaccaccgccgcctccgccgatACCACCATATCCTCTCTCAGCGAAGATAACCTTCGCGAGATCTTCCTCCGCCTGCCGGACCTCCCGGCCCTCGTACGCGCCACGCTCACCTGCCGCTCATGGCTCGGCGTCGTCCGCTCCTCCCTTGCCTTCCGCCGCCTGTTCCGCGCTCTCCACCCGGCGCCCCTCATCGGCCTCTTCTTTACCAGCGACACCTACCCCTTCTTCATACCCCTGCGTCCCTCCGATTCCGATTCCGATTCCAATCCCGGTTGCGATTCTGATGTCACGGCCGCCCTTCGCCGCGGCGACTTCTTCCTCACTTCCCTCCCACAGTCGTTCTCGGGTTGGACTGTCACCGACTGCCGAGACGGTATCCTCCTCCTATGGAACAAGCTCGATAACAATGACCTGTCCCTGGCTACCCTCAACCCCATGACCTGGGCCGTGAACATCCTCCCGTTgccggccggcattgccgatgggAGCCGCCGCCATCTCGATTTCGTTGGTTTCCACCTGCAGTCCTCCGAGGAGAAACCCTGGTTGTTTCGGGTGATCTGTGTCTGCACGAATAAGCGCAGGGTTCGTGCCGCCATCTTCTCGTCAGAGACCTGGGATTGGGTCATCCAGCCGTGGGTGCGCATTGGTGGAAACAACAGCCTAAAGTTCAAGGTTGGTTCGCTGGTGAACGGTTCCATTTACTGGCCTTTCCACGGCGAAGGACACATGATTAGGATCAACACCGACACCTTGGATACCACCGTTGTAGATCTACCTGAGCAAGTGGATGCTGTGGATGGGTGCAATTTCAGGGCTGGGGAGACTAAGGATGGTGAGCTTTGCATTGTCTATCATTCTGGATTATTACTCCATGTTTGGATCCGTAGTGTGGACAGTGATGGAACTGAGATATGGGTGCCACAGAATAGAATCTCTTTCAGTGCAGAAATTGATGGGTTCACTCAGGACTTGCCTGACTTTATCAGAATTGTGCAAGTTAGGTCTGGATATGTCTACTTGTCAATGACGTACATGACCCCCGCTGGCACGCAGCGTCGCTCGTTCTTCTCCATTGCCTTGGATACCTTGGTCCTTGACGTGCTGCTTGAGGGGGCATTTGATGACTATTTCTATCCGTATATAATGGCCTGGCCTCCTTCTTTGGTTGCTGATGATGGGAGGATTGGACATGATGCTGAAGGTTCTCTCTGA